Part of the Citrobacter sp. Marseille-Q6884 genome, ATTGTTAATATTGTTCTTTTTGTATAGCACATATAATAAACAATTGGTAGGGAAGATTTATCTTGGTGCAAATGGTATTGATGTATCATCTAAAAGCTTAAACCTGGATGGGTTGGAACGAGAAATTGCAAAACAACGAACTAGGCTTAAATTAGTGCAGCATGAAATGGTGGTCGATAATTTGACCCATTTATTTAATCGCAAAAAACTCGAAGATGATATTGATATCTTGATCTCAGAACAAAGTGAGTTCTGTCTGGCAATGATTGATTTGGATGATTTCAAATTAATAAATGATAATTTTGGACATCTTATTGGGGATGATGTTCTAAAATTCGTTGCAAGAGAAGGTAAAAGAATTTTAGGAGAAGAGAATCCTATTTATCGAGTAGGCGGGGAAGAAATTATTATTCTTTTCCCGAAGAAAGATCTCCAAACGAGTATATCGTTACTTAACGCATGGCGTTTACAGGTTAATGAGCGAGACTGGAAAGAGTCTGCACTGAAAGTTTCTTTCAGTGGTGGGATAACCACATGGGAGAACGGTGACTATCTTGATGATCTGATTTCTCGTGCCGATCAAGCACTTTATAATGCTAAGAAAAGCGGGAAAAATATGATAATAAGTAATTAACTATGAAGAATGAGGAGTGTTTATAACTGAACACTCCCTATTTTATTCGTGACCTGCCCGACTGTTGTGAAACCCCGGTCCGGTGTTCTCATCCTCTGGTGGGTGCTAAATGCGAAAAAAAAGCCCGCATATCAATGCGAGCTCTTCTTCAAATATGGCGGTGAGGCGGGGATTGACTCGCTTTGCTCGCCCCTTCGGGGCAGCCCACTCTCTGCGTTCGTGGTCTGTCCAACTGGCTGCGCCAGTTGTCGAACCCCGGTCCGGTGTTCTCATCCCCTGGTGGGTGCTAAATGCGAAAAAAAAGCCCGTACTTTCGTACGAGCTCTTCTTCAAATATGACGGTGAGGCGGGGATTCGAACCCCGGATACGTTGCCGTATACACACTTTCCAGGCGTGCTCCTTCAGCCACTCGGACACCTCACCATATTGTATTGCTGCCTGACCGCTTGGGGGGCAACGGGGCGCTACTATAGGGAGTTGCGCTAAAACGGTCAAGCAGAATTTACGTGTTCACTGTCGTTTGGTTACGCAATGTACATATTCTCCGCCCGAATAGGCGCGGAGAGGAGTATTAACGCTGAGAGTCCAGCTTTTCGCCGTTGGTTACGACTTCCTGAGCCTTGCTGTAGCTTTCAATCAGCAACTGATAGGCCGGGAATACTTTTGTGTACACTTCCGCCCATTCTGCGGCGTCTTCACGGTTCCATGTCCCCTGAATCTCAGAAGCGACAGCAGCGGTATCCATCGGCACGACACCAGCCTGAACCACGCGTGCCAGCGTGATTTCCTGTGCCATCTTGCTGTAGGTACCGGAAGCATCAATCACAGCAAAAACCTTGTAACCTTCGGCAACTGCGCTTATCGCTGGGAAGGCCATACACACGCTGGTAATTGTACCGGCGATAATCAGTGTCTTACGCCCGGTTGCTTTTACCGCTTTAACGAAGTCTTCGTTATCCCAGGCGTTGATTTCGCCTTTACGTGCGACGTATTGCGCATGGGGCGCATTTGCGTGGATCTCAGGGATCAATGGACCGTTAGGTCCCTGCGGGACGGAAGCGGTCGTAATCACCGGCATCTTCGCCAGGCTAGCCATTTTTGCCAGTGCGGCGGCGCGAGCACGCAGTTCTGGCATCGGCATATCTCCAACAGTCTGGAAAAGCCCGCTCTGGTGGTCGATAAGTAACATCACTGAATCATTCACGTCGATGACCGGGCGTGAACCATTAAAATTTGCAGGACTGGACATAGTATTCTCCTTCAATTCAGATTTGGCCAAAACGGCCGGAGTTAAAATCGCGTACGGCTTCGGCGATTTCTTGCTTTGTATTCATGACAAACGGACCGTAACCAACAATCGGCTCATTCAACGGTTCGCCGGACAGCAGCAGCACGCTGGCATCGCTACTGGCTTCGATGTGTAGCGTTTTACCCTGCTGGCTCAGCACCACCAGTTGCGCTTCACTGACGGGGGTCATCCCGTTTACGGTGATATTCCCTTTCAGAACAACCAGCGCAGTGCTCCATCCTTCTGGCTGGGACAGCGTGACCTGGCGGTTAGCGTGTAAACGCATATCCCAGACGTTCAGCGGGGAAAAGGTGTGCGCCGGACCTTTGGTATCCTGATAACTACCCGCGATGACACGAACGTTACCGGCTTCATCGGGCAGGGCGACATCAGGGATAACGTCGCTGCGAATGCCCTGATAACCAGGTGCGGCCATTTTGTCTTTTGCTGGCAGATTCACCCACAGTTGCACCATTTCCAGTTCGCCGCCTTTTTGGGTAAATGCTGGCGAATGAAACTCTTCGTGTAAGATCCCCGCGCCAGCGGTCATCCACTGCACATCGCCTGGGCCGATAACGCCGCCACGCCCGGTGGAGTCGCGGTGTTCGACTTCGCCACTGTAAACAATGGTTACCGTCTCAAAACCACGATGCGGATGCTCGCCGACGCCGCGTTTTTCGCTACCCGGCGTGAAGGTATGTGGGCCGGCGTAATCCAGCAGCAGGAACGGACTTAACTGTTCGGCATGAGACTGGTAAGAGAACATCGAACGAACCGGGAACCCATCGCCAACCCAGTGGGGACGCGGTGCTGTGTAGACGCCTGTGACTT contains:
- a CDS encoding isochorismatase family protein, with translation MSSPANFNGSRPVIDVNDSVMLLIDHQSGLFQTVGDMPMPELRARAAALAKMASLAKMPVITTASVPQGPNGPLIPEIHANAPHAQYVARKGEINAWDNEDFVKAVKATGRKTLIIAGTITSVCMAFPAISAVAEGYKVFAVIDASGTYSKMAQEITLARVVQAGVVPMDTAAVASEIQGTWNREDAAEWAEVYTKVFPAYQLLIESYSKAQEVVTNGEKLDSQR
- a CDS encoding pirin family protein produces the protein MKQVTGVYTAPRPHWVGDGFPVRSMFSYQSHAEQLSPFLLLDYAGPHTFTPGSEKRGVGEHPHRGFETVTIVYSGEVEHRDSTGRGGVIGPGDVQWMTAGAGILHEEFHSPAFTQKGGELEMVQLWVNLPAKDKMAAPGYQGIRSDVIPDVALPDEAGNVRVIAGSYQDTKGPAHTFSPLNVWDMRLHANRQVTLSQPEGWSTALVVLKGNITVNGMTPVSEAQLVVLSQQGKTLHIEASSDASVLLLSGEPLNEPIVGYGPFVMNTKQEIAEAVRDFNSGRFGQI